One region of Catenuloplanes indicus genomic DNA includes:
- a CDS encoding immune inhibitor A domain-containing protein, with amino-acid sequence MAGVTAAAFVLVVPAGAATATPPAADSEPRTPVKADNLEHPLGESREAAREEAITKLLTGEARSEQRNGSEVVRLGGDRWVEVRQKSKTDPVLTFLVEFGTQTLPQTGGTPGPLHNQLPAPDRANDNTTLWVPDFSPEHYQELLFSPKKESMTTFYTAQSGGRYTVTGEVSDWVTVPYNEARYGSNTWEGGEGYQDFVKDAATAWYQAQIAAGQTPAQITASLAKYDVWDRYDFDLDGDFNEPDGYVDHFQAIHAGEGEEAGGGAQGADAIWSHRGYTYQGDYGQTGPENNRLGGVPIGDSGLWIGDYTTEPENGGLGVFAHEYGHDLGLPDLYDTQGGDNSTGFWSLMSAGSWLSHDPQNIGSTPGYMGAWEKLFLGWLDYTTVKPGQKKTVVLGQAADAKGPLPQAVVVPLPDQTVVTEYNTPHSGEYEWWGGDANNLNTTLTRTLDLTGATTASLTTKAWHEIEAGYDYLYAEVSADGGNRWTRVGSPRTGSSEGEWVDLTYDLTAFAGQTVQFRFRYQTDGGVHFAGAFLDDITLVVNGAPVWTDDVESATSAWTARGFTRFTGTLTRIAPRYYIAEWRTYTGYDKVLRTGPYNYGWTSIRPDWVEKFPYQDGLLIWYVNDAYTDNDTINHPGGGAVLPVDARPEPIVFPDGVRLGNRRQPFDATFGVQRTDAVTFHRNGAPVTVPSRPPVTTFDDSDPNRYYSAANPQGSVQVAGLGVKIQVLTEWSLIAPFTVLTVTSPKQR; translated from the coding sequence GCGGACAGCGAGCCGCGCACACCCGTCAAGGCGGACAATCTGGAGCATCCGCTCGGCGAGTCCCGCGAGGCGGCCCGCGAGGAGGCGATCACCAAACTGCTCACCGGTGAGGCCCGCAGCGAGCAGCGCAACGGGTCCGAGGTCGTCCGGCTCGGCGGCGACCGCTGGGTCGAGGTGCGGCAGAAGAGCAAGACCGACCCGGTCCTGACGTTCCTCGTCGAGTTCGGCACGCAGACGCTGCCGCAGACCGGCGGCACGCCGGGCCCGCTGCACAACCAGCTGCCGGCGCCGGACCGGGCGAACGACAACACCACGCTGTGGGTGCCGGACTTCAGCCCGGAGCACTACCAGGAGCTCCTCTTCAGCCCGAAGAAGGAGTCGATGACCACGTTCTACACCGCGCAGTCCGGCGGGCGGTACACGGTCACCGGCGAGGTCAGCGACTGGGTCACCGTGCCGTACAACGAGGCGCGGTACGGCAGCAACACCTGGGAGGGCGGTGAGGGCTACCAGGACTTCGTCAAGGACGCCGCCACCGCGTGGTACCAGGCACAGATCGCGGCCGGGCAGACCCCGGCGCAGATCACCGCGTCGCTGGCGAAGTACGACGTGTGGGACCGCTACGACTTCGACCTCGACGGCGACTTCAACGAGCCGGACGGCTACGTCGACCACTTCCAGGCGATCCACGCCGGTGAGGGCGAGGAGGCCGGCGGCGGCGCGCAGGGCGCGGACGCGATCTGGTCCCACCGCGGCTACACCTACCAGGGCGACTACGGCCAGACCGGCCCGGAGAACAACCGCCTCGGCGGCGTGCCGATCGGCGACAGCGGCCTGTGGATCGGCGACTACACCACCGAGCCGGAGAACGGCGGCCTCGGCGTGTTCGCCCACGAGTACGGGCACGACCTCGGCCTGCCCGACCTCTACGACACCCAGGGCGGCGACAACAGCACCGGCTTCTGGTCGCTGATGTCGGCCGGTTCCTGGCTGTCCCACGACCCGCAGAACATCGGCTCCACGCCCGGCTACATGGGCGCCTGGGAGAAGCTGTTCCTCGGCTGGCTCGACTACACCACGGTCAAGCCCGGGCAGAAGAAGACCGTGGTGCTCGGCCAGGCCGCGGACGCGAAGGGCCCGCTCCCGCAGGCCGTGGTCGTCCCGCTGCCGGACCAGACCGTCGTCACGGAGTACAACACCCCCCACTCCGGCGAGTACGAGTGGTGGGGCGGCGACGCGAACAACCTCAACACCACGCTCACCCGGACGCTCGACCTCACCGGCGCGACCACGGCGTCGCTGACCACCAAGGCGTGGCACGAGATCGAGGCCGGCTACGACTACCTCTACGCGGAGGTGTCGGCGGACGGCGGCAACCGGTGGACCCGGGTCGGATCGCCGCGGACCGGGTCCAGCGAGGGCGAGTGGGTCGACCTGACCTACGACCTGACCGCGTTCGCGGGCCAGACCGTGCAGTTCCGGTTCCGCTACCAGACCGACGGCGGCGTCCACTTCGCCGGCGCGTTCCTCGACGACATCACGCTCGTCGTCAACGGCGCCCCGGTCTGGACGGACGACGTGGAGTCCGCCACCTCCGCCTGGACCGCGCGCGGCTTCACCCGGTTCACCGGCACGCTGACCCGGATCGCGCCGCGCTACTACATCGCGGAGTGGCGCACCTACACCGGCTACGACAAGGTGCTCCGGACCGGGCCGTACAACTACGGCTGGACAAGCATCCGGCCGGACTGGGTGGAGAAGTTCCCGTACCAGGACGGCCTGCTGATCTGGTACGTCAACGACGCCTACACCGACAACGACACGATCAACCACCCGGGCGGCGGTGCGGTCCTGCCGGTCGACGCCCGCCCGGAACCGATCGTGTTCCCGGACGGCGTGCGGCTCGGCAACCGGCGGCAGCCGTTCGACGCCACGTTCGGCGTGCAGCGCACCGACGCGGTGACGTTCCATCGCAACGGGGCGCCGGTCACGGTACCGTCCCGCCCGCCGGTGACGACGTTCGACGACTCCGACCCGAACCGGTACTACTCGGCGGCGAACCCGCAGGGCTCGGTCCAGGTCGCCGGTCTCGGCGTGAAGATCCAGGTGCTGACGGAGTGGTCACTGATCGCCCCGTTCACCGTCCTCACGGTCACGTCACCCAAGCAACGCTGA
- a CDS encoding lysylphosphatidylglycerol synthase transmembrane domain-containing protein, translated as MPEKRARWRTRWVRLVLVAASIVALAAIGLRGRLPDPREFTDALGGAHWGWIAGAVVLQVISLSCFAFQERHLLTALGAAIRRRRLFAIILARTAISISVPAGPAVSTGYAINEYHRAGIAREIGAVCAIVSGLASIGGLTVLYAGGGAIVLTHSSATSLNWQPLAIVAAIAALTTTVIAIGRRLPSRPFDVGHIPESRIGRYAHGLLLSAHAAWHAGAGLRIRDWCAVVGYSAVNRLTDLLCLVACTRALGLQISLITLATIYLGVQIVRQVPLTPGGIGVIETALVAGLTTAGSTAITATAAVLVYRVISCWLLIPAGGIAALLIRRR; from the coding sequence ATGCCGGAAAAGCGGGCGCGCTGGCGTACCCGATGGGTCCGTCTGGTTCTGGTCGCGGCATCGATCGTGGCGCTGGCGGCGATCGGGTTACGCGGGCGGCTGCCCGATCCGCGGGAGTTCACCGATGCGCTCGGCGGCGCGCACTGGGGCTGGATCGCCGGGGCGGTCGTGCTGCAGGTGATCTCGCTGTCCTGCTTCGCGTTCCAGGAGCGGCACCTGCTGACCGCGCTCGGCGCCGCCATCCGGCGCCGGCGGCTCTTCGCGATCATCCTGGCCAGGACCGCCATATCGATCTCGGTCCCGGCCGGCCCGGCCGTGTCCACCGGGTACGCGATCAACGAGTACCACCGGGCCGGCATCGCCCGGGAGATCGGCGCGGTCTGCGCGATCGTCTCCGGGCTCGCCTCGATCGGCGGGCTCACCGTCCTCTACGCGGGCGGCGGCGCGATCGTGCTCACGCACAGCTCCGCCACCTCGCTCAACTGGCAGCCGCTGGCCATCGTCGCCGCGATCGCCGCGCTCACCACCACCGTCATCGCGATCGGCCGCCGGCTGCCGTCCCGCCCGTTCGACGTCGGCCACATCCCGGAATCCCGGATCGGCCGGTACGCGCACGGCCTGCTGCTCTCCGCCCACGCCGCCTGGCACGCCGGCGCCGGCCTGCGGATCCGCGACTGGTGCGCGGTCGTCGGCTACTCCGCCGTCAACCGGCTCACCGACCTGCTCTGCCTGGTCGCCTGCACCCGCGCGCTGGGCCTGCAGATCAGTCTGATCACGCTCGCCACCATCTACCTCGGCGTCCAGATCGTCCGGCAGGTCCCGCTCACCCCCGGCGGCATCGGCGTCATCGAGACCGCACTGGTCGCCGGCCTCACCACGGCCGGCTCCACCGCCATCACCGCCACCGCCGCCGTCCTCGTCTACCGCGTCATCTCCTGCTGGCTGCTGATCCCGGCCGGCGGCATCGCGGCCCTCCTGATCCGCCGCCGGTAG